Proteins from one Pseudobdellovibrionaceae bacterium genomic window:
- a CDS encoding class I SAM-dependent rRNA methyltransferase, translating to MITWKLRKGAAYKKGHPWAFAKDLEIEADRVQPGSFVRIVSDKNEVLDFGYGNPRCALAFRSLPLLQHPKLAAMASVGPGSADFQAWVRESIVAAWKRRESLGFRGSYRLVFSEADGLPGLILDRYELAGDQPGEIGQVLAAQILTAGFDRIWGDGLELMRGVVELKGGDWAKTVVVERKDVSIRKVEGLEVLAPRVLHAGAGWTPEKLAHASVRMASQAPGDDSYVTLTADLFEGQKTGFFLDQSWNMRLVQGLLADMKLSRLRVLDLCSYVGHWSLQLGNLARRQGADFHADLVDVSASALARASANLSAAGLASAAFELDVLKDIDAWPKGPYDVVIADPPAFVKAKKDLPQGQHAYLKLNTEAAKRVAPGGLLISCSCSGAVSEEDLAQAVAKAAARVGRRATILGRGQQGADHPWLTNFPEGRYLKMQITRLD from the coding sequence ATGATCACCTGGAAATTACGTAAGGGAGCCGCCTACAAGAAGGGGCATCCGTGGGCCTTCGCGAAAGATCTGGAAATCGAAGCCGATCGCGTGCAGCCCGGAAGTTTCGTGCGCATCGTTTCGGATAAAAATGAAGTTCTTGATTTCGGATACGGAAATCCGCGCTGTGCTTTGGCGTTTCGCTCGCTGCCGCTCCTTCAACATCCGAAACTGGCGGCCATGGCCTCGGTCGGTCCCGGCTCGGCGGACTTTCAGGCCTGGGTCCGCGAGTCCATCGTCGCCGCGTGGAAACGCCGCGAGTCCCTGGGATTTCGCGGCTCTTACCGTTTGGTTTTCAGCGAAGCGGACGGGTTGCCGGGATTGATATTGGATCGCTACGAGCTGGCGGGGGATCAACCGGGAGAGATCGGGCAAGTCTTGGCCGCGCAGATTTTGACCGCGGGTTTCGATCGTATCTGGGGCGACGGGCTGGAACTCATGCGCGGCGTGGTTGAACTGAAGGGCGGCGATTGGGCGAAGACCGTCGTCGTGGAACGCAAGGACGTCTCGATTCGTAAAGTCGAGGGGCTCGAGGTCTTGGCGCCGCGAGTGCTCCATGCCGGGGCGGGATGGACGCCCGAGAAACTCGCGCATGCCTCCGTGCGGATGGCCTCGCAAGCGCCCGGAGACGATTCCTACGTCACGTTGACGGCGGATCTGTTCGAAGGCCAAAAGACGGGATTTTTTCTGGATCAGTCGTGGAATATGCGGCTGGTGCAGGGGCTGCTGGCCGATATGAAATTGTCCCGGCTGCGTGTGTTGGATTTGTGCTCCTATGTCGGTCATTGGAGTTTGCAGCTGGGAAATTTAGCGCGACGTCAAGGCGCGGACTTTCACGCGGACCTGGTCGACGTTTCGGCGTCGGCCTTGGCGCGGGCGAGTGCGAACTTGAGCGCGGCGGGTTTGGCCAGCGCGGCGTTTGAGCTGGATGTCTTAAAGGACATCGACGCTTGGCCCAAGGGACCCTATGACGTCGTGATCGCCGATCCTCCGGCCTTCGTGAAAGCGAAGAAGGATTTGCCGCAAGGGCAGCACGCTTACCTCAAGCTCAATACCGAAGCGGCCAAGCGGGTCGCGCCCGGCGGGCTTTTGATCAGCTGTTCGTGCTCGGGTGCGGTGAGCGAAGAAGATCTGGCGCAGGCCGTGGCCAAGGCCGCCGCCCGCGTGGGCCGTCGCGCGACGATCTTGGGCCGCGGCCAGCAGGGCGCGGATCATCCGTGGCTGACGAATTTTCCCGAGGGGCGTTACCTCAAAATGCAGATCACACGCCTCGACTAG
- a CDS encoding rRNA pseudouridine synthase, whose amino-acid sequence MESKNRVRLNKALADAGLASRREADRLIAEGSVTVNGKRVYELGIKVDPRKDKILVSGKPLKSKSAPVYAILHKPKGVLTTMEDPEGRPTLKPYIEDLPVRLFPVGRLDWDSEGLLLLTNDGDWAQKVMRPENEVTKTYLVKVKGEAKPEALTKLRTGVSIIGGRVSAKFVERIDRGKEKYPWYKIVITEGKNRQIRLMFEKVGLDVMKLQRIGIGRLRLGNIEKGRLVFLEDSARELVFLPDMSGAESEKKERQTSSKKSQGASDATVLDAAPGTKVAAAGSKKVAKKNEPKKPKKGLAGRKFKGMKLKDKDEGPQSRRKQNRAAIDARRAQRGTKAQPKQKPLDFDDL is encoded by the coding sequence ATGGAATCGAAAAACAGAGTTCGCCTCAACAAAGCCCTCGCCGACGCCGGCCTTGCGTCCCGCCGCGAAGCCGACCGCCTCATCGCCGAGGGGAGCGTCACCGTCAACGGGAAGCGCGTCTATGAACTCGGAATCAAAGTGGATCCCCGGAAGGACAAGATCCTTGTTTCGGGAAAACCCCTAAAATCGAAGTCGGCCCCGGTCTACGCGATCCTGCATAAACCCAAAGGCGTCCTGACCACGATGGAAGACCCCGAAGGTCGTCCCACGCTGAAGCCCTACATCGAAGATCTGCCCGTGCGCCTGTTCCCCGTCGGTCGTCTGGACTGGGACTCGGAGGGGCTTTTGCTTCTAACGAACGATGGCGATTGGGCCCAGAAGGTCATGCGTCCCGAAAACGAAGTCACGAAAACCTACCTCGTGAAAGTGAAGGGCGAAGCGAAACCCGAAGCGTTGACCAAACTCCGCACCGGCGTTTCGATCATCGGCGGCCGCGTGTCGGCGAAGTTCGTCGAGCGCATCGACCGCGGTAAAGAAAAATACCCCTGGTACAAAATCGTCATCACCGAAGGAAAGAACCGTCAGATCCGTTTGATGTTCGAAAAAGTCGGTCTCGATGTCATGAAGCTGCAACGGATCGGTATCGGCCGTCTGCGCTTGGGCAACATCGAAAAGGGCCGCCTGGTTTTCCTCGAGGACTCTGCCCGTGAACTCGTCTTCCTGCCCGATATGAGCGGCGCCGAAAGCGAGAAAAAAGAGCGTCAAACTTCGTCCAAAAAATCGCAAGGCGCCTCGGACGCGACGGTGCTCGACGCGGCTCCCGGCACGAAAGTCGCCGCCGCGGGTTCGAAAAAAGTTGCGAAGAAGAACGAACCCAAGAAACCGAAAAAGGGACTCGCCGGACGCAAATTCAAGGGCATGAAACTCAAAGACAAAGACGAAGGCCCCCAAAGTCGCCGCAAACAAAACCGCGCGGCGATCGATGCGCGCCGGGCGCAGCGCGGGACCAAAGCCCAGCCGAAACAGAAGCCTCTCGACTTCGACGACCTCTGA
- a CDS encoding Flp family type IVb pilin has protein sequence MKRNFNNQKGQGLIEYLVLVALIAVGTMATIRILGQSVNVKFAKVAESLGADVQSDIGNAQVTTGAWKKKDMRDFMQGSGNRRNNSGRNDD, from the coding sequence ATGAAAAGGAACTTCAATAACCAAAAGGGTCAAGGCCTGATCGAATATCTCGTCCTCGTCGCGCTGATCGCGGTCGGCACGATGGCCACCATCCGCATTCTGGGTCAAAGCGTGAACGTGAAATTCGCGAAGGTTGCGGAGAGCCTCGGCGCCGACGTCCAATCGGATATCGGCAACGCGCAAGTCACGACCGGCGCATGGAAAAAGAAAGACATGCGCGACTTCATGCAGGGCTCGGGAAACCGGCGCAACAACAGTGGCCGCAACGACGACTAG
- a CDS encoding amidohydrolase family protein, producing the protein MSLPFSIERCYDSHVHWLPTGELAAQVRVDDLVDWSAALAQAPRRGDWRLLFGWNSDVAEFRDLRATALDRWDAAKPLLVSHRSGHASVINSAALDALGWRDLNDLPAELRPFATAAEDGRLTGCFREQAHFFILEKLPALTPETRRQYLLRAQEIFLDAGFTHIREMMGDAELIEDVLRLEGLKQLRLYVEMLLHVPHRQGLATALETARAFRLKKSARLRVEGVKLFLDGALGADTAALAAPYAHKHDHHGALLWSDTDLTHALRTAWGEGLKVAVHTIGDAAMNQVLQIAQSLKTEGIEGALCLEHAELIAPEAFKKMRGLALEFHFQPSHYLDDAAMLSQKLGDRAALVFPWHRIENMGFPIYFGSDTPIASPSLQRTVAGLRAAQVAGIPRLELDWKFAHSHPDRHFGKGCRTTVADDGRVLRLEVDGKVDQRLKP; encoded by the coding sequence ATGAGCCTCCCGTTTTCCATTGAGCGTTGCTACGACTCCCATGTCCATTGGTTGCCCACCGGCGAACTGGCGGCGCAGGTCCGCGTTGACGATTTGGTCGACTGGTCCGCGGCGCTGGCGCAAGCGCCACGGCGGGGGGACTGGCGCCTTCTTTTCGGTTGGAATTCGGACGTCGCGGAGTTCCGCGATCTGCGGGCCACGGCGCTCGACCGATGGGACGCGGCGAAACCCCTCCTTGTCAGTCATCGCTCGGGCCACGCTTCGGTGATCAATTCGGCCGCCTTGGACGCGCTGGGGTGGCGAGACTTGAACGACCTTCCGGCCGAGCTTCGACCTTTCGCGACCGCCGCAGAAGACGGGCGGCTCACCGGATGTTTCCGCGAACAGGCTCACTTCTTCATTCTTGAGAAGCTGCCCGCGCTGACCCCCGAGACGCGCCGTCAGTACCTCTTGCGCGCGCAAGAGATCTTTCTGGATGCGGGCTTCACCCACATCCGCGAAATGATGGGCGATGCGGAGCTCATTGAAGATGTCTTGCGTTTGGAAGGCCTGAAGCAGTTGCGGTTGTACGTCGAAATGCTTTTGCACGTTCCGCACCGACAAGGGCTCGCGACCGCGCTCGAGACGGCGCGCGCGTTCCGCTTGAAGAAAAGCGCGCGTCTTCGTGTCGAAGGCGTGAAACTCTTTTTAGATGGCGCACTGGGGGCGGATACGGCCGCGCTGGCGGCGCCCTACGCGCACAAACACGATCATCACGGTGCGCTCCTGTGGAGCGACACGGATCTCACTCACGCTTTGCGGACGGCGTGGGGCGAAGGCTTAAAAGTCGCGGTCCATACGATCGGCGACGCCGCCATGAACCAAGTCCTTCAGATCGCCCAATCCCTCAAGACGGAGGGGATCGAGGGCGCCCTGTGCCTGGAGCACGCGGAACTCATCGCGCCCGAGGCCTTCAAGAAAATGCGCGGTTTGGCGTTGGAGTTCCATTTTCAACCCTCGCACTATCTGGATGACGCCGCGATGCTGAGCCAAAAACTGGGCGACCGCGCGGCGCTGGTCTTTCCCTGGCACCGGATCGAAAACATGGGCTTTCCCATCTATTTCGGAAGCGACACCCCGATCGCAAGTCCCTCGTTGCAAAGGACGGTCGCGGGTCTGCGGGCGGCACAGGTAGCGGGAATTCCGCGCCTCGAGCTCGATTGGAAGTTCGCGCACAGTCATCCGGATCGTCATTTCGGCAAGGGCTGTCGCACGACCGTCGCCGATGACGGTCGCGTGCTGCGATTGGAAGTGGACGGCAAAGTCGATCAGCGGTTGAAACCGTGA
- a CDS encoding cation:dicarboxylase symporter family transporter, whose amino-acid sequence MKIKGNLTVQILIGVVLGAIVGSVARGHDLSALSSTGKMIIHWVKLVAGPFLFFSILTALMQVSISWFQGARLILVAGFNAACALAISILLTQTLLSGQVNAAAILAGDNDVPVVMKPEVGSIGFEAWLKSFQPVSLFEPFVRNEILLIALLALILGIAVRVTFQAEQPEVLRAWSRGSERMRELLAKILHWITLLIPFAVFAVLSGAIAQYGFGIFATLAPFVFAVLLGFLLQVFVVYGFWIAVVARMRPAQFWRESKQTILYAFGVNSSLASLPHTLNSLRRMKVSETSSSLGAGVGTNLNNDGILLYEAMAVYFTAIVLGIPMDMPQMLGAALVCIVAAMGITGIPEAGFISLTVVIGLLKLPTELLPLLLSIDWMIARFRSAVNVTSDMTLSIALDAVSGQRGWREESPASSK is encoded by the coding sequence ATGAAGATCAAAGGCAACCTGACCGTGCAGATTTTGATCGGAGTCGTTCTGGGCGCGATCGTCGGTAGCGTCGCCCGCGGTCATGATCTGTCCGCGCTGTCGAGCACCGGCAAGATGATCATTCATTGGGTGAAGCTGGTGGCGGGACCCTTTCTGTTTTTTTCGATTTTGACCGCGCTGATGCAGGTCTCGATCAGCTGGTTTCAGGGGGCACGCCTGATTCTGGTCGCCGGCTTCAACGCCGCTTGCGCGCTGGCGATTTCGATCCTGTTGACGCAAACCTTGTTGAGTGGCCAGGTCAATGCGGCGGCGATTTTGGCCGGCGACAACGATGTCCCCGTGGTGATGAAACCCGAGGTCGGCAGCATCGGGTTCGAGGCCTGGCTCAAGTCCTTTCAGCCGGTGAGTCTTTTCGAACCCTTCGTCCGCAACGAAATTTTGTTGATCGCTTTGCTCGCGCTGATCCTGGGGATCGCGGTGCGGGTCACTTTCCAGGCCGAACAGCCCGAGGTGCTGCGCGCGTGGTCCCGCGGCTCCGAGCGTATGCGGGAGCTTTTGGCGAAGATCCTTCATTGGATCACGCTGCTGATTCCCTTCGCGGTTTTCGCCGTGCTTTCCGGCGCGATTGCGCAGTACGGATTCGGAATCTTCGCGACGCTGGCGCCCTTCGTTTTTGCGGTGCTGCTGGGGTTTCTGCTGCAAGTTTTCGTCGTGTACGGATTTTGGATCGCCGTGGTCGCGCGGATGCGCCCCGCCCAGTTTTGGCGCGAGTCCAAACAAACGATCCTTTACGCCTTCGGGGTGAATTCGAGCCTCGCGAGTTTGCCGCACACCTTGAACTCGCTTCGTCGCATGAAAGTCAGCGAGACGTCTTCGTCTTTGGGGGCCGGGGTCGGCACCAATCTGAACAACGACGGGATTCTTCTTTACGAGGCGATGGCCGTTTACTTCACCGCGATCGTGCTGGGCATACCCATGGACATGCCCCAAATGCTCGGCGCCGCGCTCGTGTGTATCGTGGCCGCGATGGGAATCACCGGAATTCCCGAGGCGGGTTTCATTTCGTTGACGGTGGTGATCGGGCTTTTGAAGCTTCCCACGGAACTTTTGCCGCTGCTGCTTTCCATCGACTGGATGATCGCCCGTTTCCGCTCGGCGGTGAACGTGACCAGCGACATGACTCTTTCCATCGCCCTGGATGCCGTCAGCGGACAGCGCGGCTGGCGGGAAGAGTCCCCGGCTTCTTCCAAATAA
- the rfaE2 gene encoding D-glycero-beta-D-manno-heptose 1-phosphate adenylyltransferase, whose amino-acid sequence MGHFLSEDDLLKQIAAKKAAGRKIVFTNGCFDLLHVGHVRYLQAARQLGDELVVALNSDASVKRLKGPERPIQTENDRAEIMAALGCVSFSVLFTEDTPARIIEAVKPDVLVKGGDWKIEQIVGGTFVQSYGGEVRSLQFIDGKSTTKLIEKART is encoded by the coding sequence GTGGGCCATTTCCTTTCGGAGGACGATCTCTTGAAACAGATCGCCGCCAAAAAAGCGGCGGGCCGTAAGATCGTTTTCACGAACGGCTGCTTCGACCTTTTGCACGTCGGTCACGTCCGCTACCTCCAGGCCGCGCGCCAGTTGGGCGATGAGCTCGTCGTTGCGCTCAACTCCGACGCCAGCGTGAAACGCCTGAAGGGACCCGAACGTCCCATCCAAACCGAAAACGACCGCGCCGAAATCATGGCCGCGCTCGGCTGCGTGTCCTTCTCGGTGCTGTTCACGGAAGACACCCCCGCCCGGATCATCGAGGCCGTGAAGCCCGACGTCCTCGTCAAAGGTGGCGACTGGAAGATCGAGCAAATCGTCGGCGGTACCTTCGTGCAAAGCTACGGCGGCGAAGTCCGCTCGCTTCAATTCATCGACGGCAAGTCGACGACTAAACTCATCGAGAAAGCTCGGACTTAG
- a CDS encoding 50S ribosomal protein L11 methyltransferase, with amino-acid sequence MANTYLRVRLKQVPSDLEEAVTQHSFACGASGLSEALQFKQPNLAYDPTILTGRTMEFDAYFETEPQAGYYEGLANLDGAIQWELHTEETKDWLEEWKKGFEPFKLVGDYWIVPSWHESPVADQFAIRIDPGMAFGTGTHATTQIASSFLHRRYKQTPGETITMLDVGTGTAVLAILARKMGYGPIIGTEIDPEARRVARENVARNKVDAIEIPDKQIEELHESFDVVVANIIDGVLINLRKELLASTRTGGDLFLTGILKEREEYFLEHFIRVSPVEVQKRWDHDDWVGYWVRKVPEA; translated from the coding sequence ATGGCCAACACTTATCTGCGCGTCCGTCTGAAGCAAGTCCCCTCCGACCTCGAAGAGGCCGTTACGCAACACAGTTTCGCGTGCGGAGCATCGGGACTCTCCGAAGCCCTTCAATTCAAACAACCGAATCTGGCTTACGATCCCACGATCCTGACCGGTCGGACGATGGAGTTCGACGCCTACTTCGAAACCGAGCCCCAAGCCGGTTACTACGAAGGCCTCGCGAACCTTGACGGCGCGATTCAGTGGGAACTCCACACCGAAGAAACCAAAGACTGGCTCGAGGAGTGGAAGAAAGGTTTCGAACCCTTCAAACTCGTCGGCGATTACTGGATCGTGCCCAGCTGGCATGAATCCCCCGTCGCCGATCAGTTCGCGATCCGCATCGATCCCGGCATGGCCTTCGGCACCGGCACCCACGCGACCACCCAAATCGCGTCAAGCTTCCTGCACCGCCGCTACAAACAAACTCCCGGCGAGACGATCACCATGCTCGACGTCGGCACCGGCACCGCGGTGCTGGCGATCCTGGCGCGCAAGATGGGCTACGGCCCGATCATCGGCACCGAGATCGACCCGGAGGCGCGTCGCGTGGCGCGTGAAAACGTCGCCCGCAACAAAGTCGACGCCATCGAGATTCCCGACAAACAAATCGAGGAGCTGCACGAAAGCTTCGACGTGGTCGTCGCGAATATCATCGACGGCGTCCTGATCAACTTGCGCAAAGAGCTGCTGGCGTCGACCCGCACGGGTGGCGATTTATTCCTGACCGGCATCCTGAAAGAGCGCGAAGAGTATTTCCTGGAGCACTTCATCCGCGTCTCTCCGGTTGAGGTGCAAAAGCGCTGGGACCACGACGACTGGGTCGGCTACTGGGTCCGCAAGGTGCCCGAGGCATGA
- a CDS encoding bifunctional 5,10-methylenetetrahydrofolate dehydrogenase/5,10-methenyltetrahydrofolate cyclohydrolase — MLILDGKAVSQAQREALKPRIANFVAKAGRKPKLVVVLVGTHLPSQVYVRNKVKACESVGMDSTVLHWPEDLSIEKFREQLHALEKDPGVDGVLVQLPLPPQLKNVDLGSDVDAAKDADGFAYGNLGMMIAGKIRVAPCTPMGVMTILKHYKIEVAGRRAVVVGRSLIVGKPMALLLLDANATVTVAHSKTKDLEAVTREADIVVVAAGQREFLGRSAFKEGAVVIDVGMHGTGEGGKLCGDVRFEELKGWASAATPVPGGVGPMTITTLLENTMKLAEIRQGLT, encoded by the coding sequence ATGTTGATCCTGGATGGAAAAGCCGTCTCGCAAGCCCAACGCGAAGCCCTCAAACCGCGCATCGCGAACTTTGTCGCGAAGGCGGGGCGCAAACCGAAGCTGGTGGTCGTTTTGGTGGGAACTCACCTGCCGAGCCAAGTTTACGTTCGCAATAAAGTAAAAGCTTGCGAGTCCGTCGGCATGGACAGCACGGTCCTTCATTGGCCCGAAGATCTGAGCATCGAGAAATTCCGCGAACAGCTTCACGCTTTGGAGAAAGATCCGGGCGTCGACGGCGTCCTCGTGCAGTTGCCGCTGCCGCCGCAGTTGAAAAATGTCGACCTCGGTTCGGATGTCGATGCCGCGAAGGACGCGGACGGTTTCGCCTACGGAAACCTCGGCATGATGATCGCCGGCAAAATCCGCGTCGCGCCCTGCACGCCCATGGGCGTGATGACGATTCTCAAACACTACAAGATCGAAGTTGCGGGTCGCCGCGCGGTCGTCGTCGGTCGCTCGCTGATCGTCGGTAAGCCCATGGCGCTTTTGCTTCTCGATGCGAACGCGACGGTCACCGTCGCGCACTCGAAAACCAAAGACCTCGAGGCCGTCACGCGCGAGGCCGACATCGTCGTCGTCGCCGCCGGTCAACGCGAGTTCCTGGGACGTTCGGCGTTCAAAGAGGGCGCGGTGGTTATCGACGTCGGGATGCACGGCACGGGTGAAGGTGGAAAACTCTGTGGGGATGTCCGTTTCGAAGAGCTGAAGGGCTGGGCGTCGGCCGCGACTCCCGTTCCCGGGGGCGTGGGACCGATGACCATCACCACACTGCTGGAAAACACCATGAAGCTCGCAGAAATCCGGCAGGGACTGACGTGA
- a CDS encoding esterase-like activity of phytase family protein, which yields MRRTLFSILLLMPFVAFGSGALRVSVPVSGKRLPAHIAEETAPPKLELLGVFEIPGTEEFQKTRVGGLSGLVWDESQKIFWAVSDDRGRVNEPRVYGFEFTPPAKGKEPAWKLAKVVTLKDPKSDPKNKKTVWDFEGIALLPWGNWLIVSEGDMNQKPRVNSRVMEFKLSGEFVRDYEVPADYLATPSGRQKTGPRNNFSFEGLAGHADGNHWVVASELGLLQDKGEVTRLLEYTQTEAWVLKPGREWFYPLSPASAGTGAPLVIGVSEVLHARDQEWWVMERGAGISVSGLTFRAELFRVELGTNQELTKTPLLNFGNMGAKFARNFEALSWGPTLPDGRRLLVVLSDNNLEKNEPTVFATFAVDWPKPVETE from the coding sequence GTGAGGCGCACGCTTTTTTCGATTCTTCTTCTGATGCCGTTCGTGGCCTTTGGTTCGGGGGCGCTGCGGGTGAGCGTGCCCGTGAGCGGGAAACGTCTTCCCGCGCACATCGCCGAGGAAACGGCTCCGCCGAAACTGGAACTCTTGGGCGTGTTTGAGATTCCGGGGACCGAAGAGTTCCAGAAGACCCGCGTGGGCGGGCTTTCGGGACTGGTGTGGGACGAGTCGCAGAAGATCTTCTGGGCGGTCAGCGACGATCGCGGTCGGGTGAACGAGCCGCGCGTGTACGGATTTGAGTTCACGCCTCCCGCGAAGGGCAAAGAGCCCGCGTGGAAACTCGCGAAGGTCGTGACACTCAAGGATCCGAAGTCCGATCCCAAAAACAAAAAGACCGTGTGGGATTTCGAAGGGATTGCGCTCCTGCCGTGGGGGAACTGGTTGATCGTCAGCGAAGGCGATATGAATCAGAAACCGCGCGTGAACAGTCGTGTGATGGAGTTCAAGCTATCCGGAGAGTTCGTTCGCGATTACGAGGTCCCGGCCGATTATCTGGCGACGCCGAGCGGACGACAGAAGACGGGGCCCCGGAATAATTTTTCTTTCGAAGGTCTGGCGGGACATGCGGACGGGAATCACTGGGTCGTGGCGTCCGAGCTGGGTCTTCTTCAAGACAAAGGCGAAGTGACGCGTCTTCTGGAATACACGCAAACCGAGGCCTGGGTTTTGAAACCCGGTCGCGAGTGGTTTTACCCCTTGAGTCCCGCGTCGGCGGGGACCGGCGCTCCGCTCGTCATTGGCGTTTCCGAAGTTCTGCATGCGCGCGATCAGGAGTGGTGGGTCATGGAGCGGGGGGCGGGGATTTCGGTTTCGGGTCTCACGTTTCGTGCCGAGCTGTTTCGTGTGGAACTGGGCACGAATCAGGAGCTCACGAAGACGCCTCTGCTGAACTTCGGCAATATGGGCGCGAAGTTCGCGCGTAATTTCGAAGCGCTCAGCTGGGGACCGACCCTGCCGGATGGACGACGCCTTTTGGTCGTTTTGAGCGATAACAATTTGGAAAAAAATGAGCCGACGGTTTTCGCGACGTTCGCGGTCGACTGGCCGAAACCGGTGGAGACCGAATGA
- a CDS encoding 16S rRNA (uracil(1498)-N(3))-methyltransferase, whose protein sequence is MRRYRLPVDPPSFDRITIDGDLFHHVVDVCRQDVGSKFELLDGQGRAHLVEVTAIGKRSAETTRLETRTLPALPKPHLILALSVPRFPVLESVLEKAVELGVAEIRLFFSEYSFVRGLDKISDNRFERWQKIILSSTQQSGRADLMKLVKPIPLSEMLATFNPSAGDQGLLAYEGETPRQVREVVRRFDPGTPGNWWCFVGSEGGFSVQEAKAFESQGLHAASLGEQVLRVETACITLLSVLKYEAGHFGR, encoded by the coding sequence ATGAGGCGTTACCGTCTGCCGGTCGATCCCCCGAGTTTCGACCGGATCACGATCGACGGCGACCTTTTCCATCACGTCGTCGACGTTTGTCGGCAGGACGTGGGTTCGAAGTTCGAGCTGCTCGATGGCCAAGGCCGCGCGCATCTCGTCGAGGTGACGGCGATCGGCAAACGCTCCGCCGAAACCACGCGCCTCGAAACGCGCACGCTCCCCGCGCTGCCGAAGCCCCACCTCATTCTGGCGCTGTCGGTGCCGCGCTTTCCGGTTCTCGAAAGCGTCTTGGAAAAAGCGGTCGAGCTCGGCGTCGCCGAGATTCGCCTGTTCTTCTCGGAGTACAGCTTCGTCCGGGGCCTCGATAAGATCTCGGACAACCGCTTCGAGCGTTGGCAAAAAATCATCCTGTCGTCGACCCAGCAATCGGGCCGCGCCGACCTGATGAAACTCGTCAAACCCATCCCCCTGTCCGAAATGCTGGCCACTTTTAACCCGTCGGCCGGGGACCAGGGTCTTTTAGCTTACGAGGGGGAGACCCCTCGCCAAGTCCGCGAGGTCGTCCGCCGCTTCGATCCCGGCACCCCCGGAAACTGGTGGTGCTTCGTCGGCAGCGAAGGCGGTTTCAGCGTCCAAGAGGCGAAAGCCTTTGAGTCCCAGGGACTTCACGCTGCGAGTCTCGGCGAGCAGGTGCTCCGGGTCGAAACGGCTTGCATCACTTTGCTCAGCGTCCTAAAATACGAGGCCGGACACTTCGGACGCTAA
- a CDS encoding YkgJ family cysteine cluster protein gives MQPQVHRQISTSNFNSRTDKDRPSTWIPYRQGYCAGCNASCCTMPVEVKLEDLIRLNVVTEDEALGSRRKMIKRLQKAGIVSTYREGTDLYQLQSRPNGDCHFLHPVSRLCQVYDQRPGVCREFPAIGPRPNFCPRNSKPRASF, from the coding sequence ATGCAGCCCCAAGTTCATCGTCAAATTTCGACTTCCAACTTCAATTCGCGGACGGACAAAGATCGCCCCTCCACTTGGATTCCCTACCGGCAGGGGTATTGTGCAGGGTGTAACGCTTCCTGTTGCACAATGCCCGTCGAAGTGAAACTCGAAGACCTGATTCGCTTAAATGTCGTTACAGAAGATGAGGCCCTCGGGTCCCGCCGCAAGATGATCAAGCGACTGCAGAAGGCGGGAATCGTATCCACTTATCGGGAGGGAACCGATCTTTATCAACTGCAGTCGCGCCCAAATGGCGATTGTCACTTCCTGCACCCGGTGTCCCGTTTGTGCCAGGTCTACGACCAACGTCCAGGGGTTTGCCGTGAGTTCCCCGCTATTGGGCCGCGGCCGAATTTCTGCCCCCGAAACTCCAAACCCCGCGCCTCATTCTGA